From the genome of Solibacillus sp. FSL H8-0538:
AAGACGGGGCACCTTATAAAGCTGGCGACATTATGAAGCAAACAGATTTAGCAAAAACGTTAACTGCTATTGCGGAAAACGGTGCAGACTATCTATACAATAGCGAGCTAACTGAAAAAATTATCGCTGATTTGCAAGCATTAGGTGGCGTTTTAACAATTGAAGATTTCAAGGCACATAGGGGCGATTGGGTTGAACCAATTTCTGTCCCGTACCGTGATTATGTAGCTTACAACTTACCACCAAATACACAGGGCTTTGCTTCCTTATCTATTTTAAATATTCTAAATCATATGGATTTCAATGCCATTGAGGAAGGCTCTGCAGAGTACTATCACGTGCTTGTTGAGGCGATTAAACATGCATTCATTGACCGAGATGCGTTTTTAACAGACCCTGAGTTCCATGATATTCCCATCGATGCACTACTTAGTAAAGAACACGGCGCGCTACTGGCAGAAAAAATTAAAGAAAACTTCTTTGCAAAAGAATTACAGCCACTTGATCCAAAGGGTGACACAGTGTGGTTTGGTATAGTCGATGCGGAAGGCAATGCCGTTTCTTTTATTCAAAGTATTTATCATGAATTTGGTTCAGGAATTATCCCAAAAGGCACAGGCATTGTACTGCAAAACCGTGGAAGCTTCTTTTCATTAGACGAGACGCAAGTGAATGCACTAGCACCGCGCAAACGCACGTTCCATACATTAAATCCAGCGATGCTACTAAAGGACGGAAAGCCCGCACTCGTTTATGGCACAATGGGCGGTGAGGGTCAGCCGCAAACACAAGCTGCACTCGTTACACGTATTATTGACTACGGCATGTCTGTACAGGCTGCAATTGAAGCGCCACGCTGGTTATATGGACGTACGTGGGGTGCCTCTTCTAATAGCTTAAAAATTGAAAATCGCATTTCCAAAGATGTGCGCGTAAATCTTCAAAACGATGGTCATGAGCTTGAGGTGTTAGCTGACTTAACAGATATTATGGGTCATGCCGGCGCGATATTTATTCACGAGGAGACAAACGTTAAATACGGCGGCGCTGATCCACGCGGCGACGGAGCAGCATTAGGTTATTAACACATTCAGGAGATGAGTTCATGGGAATACAAAAGGATATTTTTATAGCCTTCTT
Proteins encoded in this window:
- the ggt gene encoding gamma-glutamyltransferase, encoding MTFQYRATTMATKGMVTTPHYLASQAAMTILQKGGNAIEAAIAAASTIGVVYPHMNGIGGDNFWLIYNAKTSELKAINSSGRSGENATIDFYTSQGIAKIPSRGPLAANTVPGAVAGWGQAFEYGKREMTSSMEWADLLAQSIHYASEGFPVTPSQEYWTSVNLDANDTEFRALQRFEEFSRVFLKDGAPYKAGDIMKQTDLAKTLTAIAENGADYLYNSELTEKIIADLQALGGVLTIEDFKAHRGDWVEPISVPYRDYVAYNLPPNTQGFASLSILNILNHMDFNAIEEGSAEYYHVLVEAIKHAFIDRDAFLTDPEFHDIPIDALLSKEHGALLAEKIKENFFAKELQPLDPKGDTVWFGIVDAEGNAVSFIQSIYHEFGSGIIPKGTGIVLQNRGSFFSLDETQVNALAPRKRTFHTLNPAMLLKDGKPALVYGTMGGEGQPQTQAALVTRIIDYGMSVQAAIEAPRWLYGRTWGASSNSLKIENRISKDVRVNLQNDGHELEVLADLTDIMGHAGAIFIHEETNVKYGGADPRGDGAALGY